The Chrysoperla carnea chromosome X, inChrCarn1.1, whole genome shotgun sequence genome includes a region encoding these proteins:
- the LOC123302916 gene encoding uncharacterized protein LOC123302916: MKKMNAVGATKIYAVVEFLGSSDSAKDVDLIPAKWITEENGELLCYYPPMEDYDKRDKYTQDLVDADENWERFSVQILTYANSYLKGKRRLKRSFKTTDIRSTDDENNQVTMPTVFSRKNFTKELRGIAAMNTSSSAPKEKINYDNSLVQGWFLRREKLELLLEKP, translated from the exons ATGAAAAAa atgaatgctGTTGGTGCTACCAAAATTTACGCAGTGGTTGAATTTCTGGGAAGTTCAGATTCTGCAAAAGATGTAGATCTGATACCAGCCAAATGGATTACCGAAGAAAATGGTGAGTTGCTCTGTTACTATCCGCCGATGGAAGATTATGACAAAAGAGACAAATATACTCAGGATTTAGTTGATGCGGATGAAAACTGGGAGAGGTTTTCCGTTCAAATTCTTACTTATGCAA ATAGTTACTTAAAAGGAAAACGACGTTTAAAACGTTCTTTCAAGACTACTGACATTAGAAGTACTGATGACGAAAATAATCAAGTTACCATGCCAAcagttttttctagaaaaaacttCACTAAAGAGTTGCGTGGAATAGCGGCTATGAACACCAGTTCGTCAGCTCCAAAGGAGAAGATAAATTACGATAACAGCCTAg TTCAAGGATGGTTTTTACGGCgagaaaaattagaattattgcTGGAAAAACCCTAA